The following are encoded together in the Syngnathus scovelli strain Florida chromosome 12, RoL_Ssco_1.2, whole genome shotgun sequence genome:
- the LOC125978446 gene encoding adhesion G protein-coupled receptor A1 isoform X3 has product MFTEEWDSLDWEDLKKVLSFPPYPAEFLHPVVYACTAVMLLCLFASIITYIVHHSAIRISRKGWHILLNFCFHTALTFAVFAGGINRIKYPIICQAVGLVLHYSSLATMLWLGVTARNIYKQVSKKPLQSQDGDPPRPPKQPLLRFYLISGGVPLIICGVTAAVNLDNYGSGEQAPYCWMAWEPSLGAFFGPVALIVLVTCIYFLCTFIQLRRHPEKKYELKRLTEEQQRLSSVDVPTHCQQAAEPGAPTAQASGSHCPAGCPGVPVNPALLANEHSFKAQLRTAAFTLFLFLATWTFGALAVSQGHFLDMIFSCLYGAFSVTLGLFILIHHCAKRDDVWHCWCSCCPGGRANGCSGAHGPGQAPPKVNVNGDTPSHGHAHCHRDSPCKALMSCSHGGVNHCKHAALPSSQNHVTCLTPVTPCCAALHSQQLMEEEPTATHVLLHADPEGYRPGIQLHPCLKSSSSIRTKSRHLSRRSGTSVCGGGGGAGSEREYAYHIPSNIDGGSVHSSHTDSPHSTHERHIHTCPHQVHEGLHEGHHACHAAAAHEALACHNPCHRHMCCAKADIFPSLCPAETADAGVFLCGCGKVAEEEPITHHHLEMHGPRRQSYPQNPPNQNGILKGGLHEGLLYSSDSTGNIRTGPWKNETTV; this is encoded by the exons ATGTTTACCGAAGAGTGGGATTCGTTAGACTGGGAG GATCTGAAGAAGGTGCTGTCTTTCCCCCCATACCCAGCGGAGTTTTTGCACCCGGTCGTGTATGCCTGCACGGCGGTCATGCTGCTCTGCCTCTTTGCCTCCATCATCACGTATATAGTGCATCACAG CGCGATCCGCATCAGTCGGAAGGGATGGCATATACTTCTCAACTTCTGCTTCCATACGGCTCTGACCTTCGCTGTGTTTGCTGGCGGCATCAATCGAATCAAATATCCCATCATATGTCAGGCA GTGGGACTCGTGCTGCACTATTCGTCTTTAGCGACCATGCTGTGGCTCGGTGTGACAGCCAGGAACATTTACAAGCAGGTGTCTAAGAAGCCTCTCCAGAGCCAAGATGGGGACCCCCCAAGGCCCCCTAAACAACCACTGTTGAG ATTTTATTTAATCAGTGGTGGAGTGCCCCTCATCATCTGTGGGGTCACAGCAGCTGTCAATCTCGACAACTATGGGAGTGGGGAACAAGCACCATA CTGCTGGATGGCCTGGGAGCCGAGTCTGGGCGCTTTCTTCGGCCCAGTTGCTCTCATCGTCCTGGTGACGTGCATCTACTTCCTGTGCACCTTTATTCAACTGCGGCGCCACCCCGAAAAGAAGTACGAGCTCAAGCGCTTGACAGAAGAGCAGCAAAGGTTGTCCTCCGTCGACGTGCCGACTCATTGCCAGCAGGCGGCCGAGCCCGGCGCCCCGACGGCCCAAGCTTCCGGGAGCCACTGCCCCGCCGGTTGCCCGGGCGTCCCGGTGAATCCCGCCCTGCTGGCCAACGAGCACTCCTTCAAGGCCCAATTACGCACGGCGGCCTTTACGCTTTTCCTCTTCCTGGCCACGTGGACTTTTGGGGCACTGGCTGTATCACAGGGTCATTTCCTGGACATGATCTTCAGTTGCCTGTACGGTGCCTTCTCTGTCACGCTGGGCCTCTTCATCCTCATCCATCACTGTGCCAAACGGGACGATGTCTGGCATTGCTGGTGCTCTTGTTGCCCCGGGGGGcgagccaacggctgctccggtgCCCACGGGCCGGGCCAAGCGCCGCCGAAAGTCAACGTCAACGGAGATACCCCTTCGCACGGACACGCTCACTGCCACCGCGATTCGCCGTGCAAAGCGCTGATGAGCTGTAGTCACGGCGGCGTCAATCACTGTAAACACGCTGCCCTCCCGTCGTCACAAAATCACGTAACGTGTCTGACGCCTGTGACTCCATGTTGCGCCGCCCTGCATAGCCAACAGCTGATGGAGGAGGAGCCTACCGCCACCCACGTGCTGCTTCACGCCGACCCAGAGGGTTACCGGCCGGGCATCCAGTTGCACCCCTGTttgaagagcagcagcagcatcaggaCTAAAAGCCGCCATCTCAGCCGCCGGTCCGGCACCAGCgtttgcggcggcggcggcggcgcgggGAGCGAGAGGGAATACGCCTATCATATCCCCTCCAATATTGACGGAGGCAGCGTGCACAGCTCACACACTGACAGCCCCCACAGCACCCACGAGCGTCACATCCACACGTGTCCGCATCAGGTCCACGAGGGCCTCCACGAGGGGCATCATGCTTGCCACGCGGCAGCTGCGCACGAGGCCCTGGCGTGTCATAATCCCTGCCATCGGCATATGTGCTGCGCCAAGGCGGACATTTTCCCTTCCCTGTGCCCGGCGGAGACGGCCGACGCTGGCGTCTTCCTGTGCGGCTGCGGCAAAGTGGCGGAGGAGGAGCCAATCACGCATCACCATTTGGAAATGCACGGCCCGCGCAGACAATCTTACCCGCAGAATCCACCCAATCAGAATGGGATTCTAAAGGGCGGCTTGCACGAGGGACTCCTTTACAGCTCAGACAGTACAGGGAATATACGCACTGGACCCTGGAAAAATGAAACTACTGTGTAg
- the LOC125978446 gene encoding adhesion G protein-coupled receptor A1 isoform X2 produces MCPQAEMNSVAVASIHLPLAAPHTSSSALQSVDNSTCRLQFIVFRNGKLFPCTGNSSNLADDGKRRSVSTPVAFTKLDGCSLGSAVHSVTIALRHFALGVEPTAAYWDFDLLDGHGGWRAEGCHITGSGGNTTTIHCTHLNNFAVLMDLKKVLSFPPYPAEFLHPVVYACTAVMLLCLFASIITYIVHHSAIRISRKGWHILLNFCFHTALTFAVFAGGINRIKYPIICQAVGLVLHYSSLATMLWLGVTARNIYKQVSKKPLQSQDGDPPRPPKQPLLRFYLISGGVPLIICGVTAAVNLDNYGSGEQAPYCWMAWEPSLGAFFGPVALIVLVTCIYFLCTFIQLRRHPEKKYELKRLTEEQQRLSSVDVPTHCQQAAEPGAPTAQASGSHCPAGCPGVPVNPALLANEHSFKAQLRTAAFTLFLFLATWTFGALAVSQGHFLDMIFSCLYGAFSVTLGLFILIHHCAKRDDVWHCWCSCCPGGRANGCSGAHGPGQAPPKVNVNGDTPSHGHAHCHRDSPCKALMSCSHGGVNHCKHAALPSSQNHVTCLTPVTPCCAALHSQQLMEEEPTATHVLLHADPEGYRPGIQLHPCLKSSSSIRTKSRHLSRRSGTSVCGGGGGAGSEREYAYHIPSNIDGGSVHSSHTDSPHSTHERHIHTCPHQVHEGLHEGHHACHAAAAHEALACHNPCHRHMCCAKADIFPSLCPAETADAGVFLCGCGKVAEEEPITHHHLEMHGPRRQSYPQNPPNQNGILKGGLHEGLLYSSDSTGNIRTGPWKNETTV; encoded by the exons ATGTGCCCTCAAGCTGAAATG AACTCCGTGGCAGTCGCCTCCATCCATTTACCTCTGGCTGCTCCGcacacctcctcctctgccttgcaATCTGTTGATAACTCCACTTGCAGGCTGCAGTTCATCGTATTCCGCAATGGCAAACTCTTCCCGTGCACGGGGAATTCGTCCAATCTCGCGGACGATGGGAAGCGCAGGAGCGTGTCAACACCAGTTGCTTTCACCAAATTAG ATGGCTGCAGCCTGGGGAGCGCCGTGCACTCCGTCACTATTGCACTCAGGCACTTCGCACTGGGGGTAGAGCCCACCGCAGCCTATTGGGACTTTGACCTGCTGGATGGACATGGTGGTTGGAGGGCAGAGGGCTGCCACATAACAGGCTCCGGTGGAAACACGACCACCATTCACTGCACCCATCTTAATAACTTTGCCGTGCTCATG GATCTGAAGAAGGTGCTGTCTTTCCCCCCATACCCAGCGGAGTTTTTGCACCCGGTCGTGTATGCCTGCACGGCGGTCATGCTGCTCTGCCTCTTTGCCTCCATCATCACGTATATAGTGCATCACAG CGCGATCCGCATCAGTCGGAAGGGATGGCATATACTTCTCAACTTCTGCTTCCATACGGCTCTGACCTTCGCTGTGTTTGCTGGCGGCATCAATCGAATCAAATATCCCATCATATGTCAGGCA GTGGGACTCGTGCTGCACTATTCGTCTTTAGCGACCATGCTGTGGCTCGGTGTGACAGCCAGGAACATTTACAAGCAGGTGTCTAAGAAGCCTCTCCAGAGCCAAGATGGGGACCCCCCAAGGCCCCCTAAACAACCACTGTTGAG ATTTTATTTAATCAGTGGTGGAGTGCCCCTCATCATCTGTGGGGTCACAGCAGCTGTCAATCTCGACAACTATGGGAGTGGGGAACAAGCACCATA CTGCTGGATGGCCTGGGAGCCGAGTCTGGGCGCTTTCTTCGGCCCAGTTGCTCTCATCGTCCTGGTGACGTGCATCTACTTCCTGTGCACCTTTATTCAACTGCGGCGCCACCCCGAAAAGAAGTACGAGCTCAAGCGCTTGACAGAAGAGCAGCAAAGGTTGTCCTCCGTCGACGTGCCGACTCATTGCCAGCAGGCGGCCGAGCCCGGCGCCCCGACGGCCCAAGCTTCCGGGAGCCACTGCCCCGCCGGTTGCCCGGGCGTCCCGGTGAATCCCGCCCTGCTGGCCAACGAGCACTCCTTCAAGGCCCAATTACGCACGGCGGCCTTTACGCTTTTCCTCTTCCTGGCCACGTGGACTTTTGGGGCACTGGCTGTATCACAGGGTCATTTCCTGGACATGATCTTCAGTTGCCTGTACGGTGCCTTCTCTGTCACGCTGGGCCTCTTCATCCTCATCCATCACTGTGCCAAACGGGACGATGTCTGGCATTGCTGGTGCTCTTGTTGCCCCGGGGGGcgagccaacggctgctccggtgCCCACGGGCCGGGCCAAGCGCCGCCGAAAGTCAACGTCAACGGAGATACCCCTTCGCACGGACACGCTCACTGCCACCGCGATTCGCCGTGCAAAGCGCTGATGAGCTGTAGTCACGGCGGCGTCAATCACTGTAAACACGCTGCCCTCCCGTCGTCACAAAATCACGTAACGTGTCTGACGCCTGTGACTCCATGTTGCGCCGCCCTGCATAGCCAACAGCTGATGGAGGAGGAGCCTACCGCCACCCACGTGCTGCTTCACGCCGACCCAGAGGGTTACCGGCCGGGCATCCAGTTGCACCCCTGTttgaagagcagcagcagcatcaggaCTAAAAGCCGCCATCTCAGCCGCCGGTCCGGCACCAGCgtttgcggcggcggcggcggcgcgggGAGCGAGAGGGAATACGCCTATCATATCCCCTCCAATATTGACGGAGGCAGCGTGCACAGCTCACACACTGACAGCCCCCACAGCACCCACGAGCGTCACATCCACACGTGTCCGCATCAGGTCCACGAGGGCCTCCACGAGGGGCATCATGCTTGCCACGCGGCAGCTGCGCACGAGGCCCTGGCGTGTCATAATCCCTGCCATCGGCATATGTGCTGCGCCAAGGCGGACATTTTCCCTTCCCTGTGCCCGGCGGAGACGGCCGACGCTGGCGTCTTCCTGTGCGGCTGCGGCAAAGTGGCGGAGGAGGAGCCAATCACGCATCACCATTTGGAAATGCACGGCCCGCGCAGACAATCTTACCCGCAGAATCCACCCAATCAGAATGGGATTCTAAAGGGCGGCTTGCACGAGGGACTCCTTTACAGCTCAGACAGTACAGGGAATATACGCACTGGACCCTGGAAAAATGAAACTACTGTGTAg